Within the Salinicoccus roseus genome, the region GAGAGGCCATCCTGAAGCACTTTGACGAGCGCCTTGTTGCTGTTGACTGCTTCCTTGCCGCCCCTCAGAATGACGCTGTTGCCCGCTTTCAGGCATAGGCCTGTAGCGTCGACGGTCACATTCGGACGGGATTCGTAGATGATGCCGATGACGCCGAGCGGCACACTCCTCTTGCTGATTCTGAGGCCGTCCTTGTTCACCCACTGGTCCTGTGTCTTCATAATCGGATCAGGCAGGGCAGCCATCTGCTTGAGGCCATCCTTCATGCCTTCTATGCGGGACTCATTCAATGCCAGGCGTTCCACCATCGCATCCTGGTATCCCGCCTCCTTGCTGTGCATCATATCCTTCTTGTTCTCTTCAAGGATGAATGCCTTGTTCGCTTCCAGTGCTTCCGCCATGGCCAGGAGTGCTTCGTTCTTCTCCCCTGTGCTGCTCTTGCGCAGTGCTTTCGCTGATGATTTCGCAGCCATTCCCATATCTTTGAGAATGTCGTTCATATCGGTTGTAATTTGAACCATCATATCTCCTCCCCTTGCAATGCTGTCTCAAGTATGTTCTTCTTAAATAGCGTGCCTATTTCTTCCCCTTCGAGTATGTTGAATATCAAGGCAGGATTCTCCGCGCTTGTGATGATCATGCTCTTATTGTTTTCTATTAAGTATTTGGCCGCCTTAAGCTTCGTTTCCATGCCGCCTGTGGAGAACAGTGAACCTGTACCATTGGCCATGCTCAGTATATCCGTATCCACCTGGCCGACAGCTGGGATCAGTTTGGCGAATTCGTTCGTGTGGGGATTTTCATCATAGAGGCCATCGACATCGCTCATAATGATCAGCAGGTCTGCATCAACGAGCTCAGTGACGATCGCAGCCAGTGTATCATTCTCGCCGAATCTTCTGTTGTAGGTCTTCTCATCCACCGATATCGCATCATTTTCGTTGATGACCGGTATGATTTTTCTTTCAAGGAGTGAGTTGATTGCGGATTTGCAGTTTGTATAGGAAATCGGGAAGTCGATGATATCTCGGGTCATAAGGATTTGTCCGACATATTGATCGTAATGCTGGAAGAAGCGGCTGTAGAGGTTCATGAGGGCACCCTGCCCGACTGAGGCCAGTGCTTGTAGATCTGAGGTTTTTTCAGGGTATTCTTTCATGTTCAATGTGCATGCACCCACACCGACAGCGCCTGAAGTCACGAGTATCACTTCTTTGCCCTGCTGCTGGAGTGCTGAACAAACAAAGGAAAGTCTGTCCAACTTATGGTAATCAATTTCATCGGTAGTCTTCATAATGGAATTTGTGCCAATTTTAATAACGACGCGTGTACTGTCTTTTAGAAAATCTCTATTCATCTAACCCCTCCTATGAGTGTGTGTAAATGATAATATCTATTAATTATACATAATACTGCATATAAATCCACCTTTTTTCCGAAATTCTTGAAATTATTTCAATGAAAACGTTTCCTTTGTGCTTTTACATAAAAAAATGACCCGGAACATCGAAGTTCCAGGTCATATATCCTTCTTCTATTCGTTCAGTTCGTCGTGGATTTCCGCGAACTTTTTGGCAGAGTACTCGCTCATGCCGCGATTCTCCACATCTTCCACGTACAGGCTCATGATCATGTCCTTATTGTTCTGATCATATCCGATGAACCACCCGGTTTCTTCTCCCCGGGTATCCTGGGAAGTCTTGTTTTCGCTCGTTCCTGTCTTGCCGGCGAACTGTGCATACGGGCGTTCAACATCATCGGGATGGTTCAGCCTGACGACATCCCGCATGGCTTCTTCAAGATAATCCAGATTTTCCTGGCTTGTAATGTCTTCGATCTGCACATTCTCTTCCGACTCCGCCAGGATATGCGGCTCATAGATATCCCCGCCATTCAATACTGCACCATATATCGCAGTGATCTGGATTGGTGAGATCATCAGCTCCCCTTGACCGTAAGCAGTATCTGCAAGGAGGATATCGCTTTCTATCGTACCCTCATTGGACACCTGGCTCGTATAGATCGGATAGTCCGTGTCGTATTCCTGACCGATGCCGAGTGCTTCCATACCGCTTGTGAACTCCTCGGCACCCAGTTCAAGTGCCGTCCGGGCAAAATAGATGTTATCGGAATAGGTGAGGGCCTTCTTCAGGTCGAATGACTCATCCATCACATGATAGCGGTTCACCTCATAGCCGCCCCATGAGTCATCCTGCTGCCAGCCCTTGCCTGTAATCTCCATCGTCTCGTTCTTGTTGAAGTCTTCCGAGTTCATCGCGATGATCGAGGTGAGGATCTTCTGCGTCGATCCAGGCGATGTCGCCCGGTTGAACTTGTTCAGCAGCGGGCTGTCCTCATCCGTTTCAAGCGCCTCATAGTCCTCCTGATTGATGCCGAACATGAAGTCATAAGGACTCGGGCTCGGATAGCTGACGGTCGCGAGCATCTCTCCGTTACCCGGGTCCATCGCGACACTCGCCCCAGCATCTTCTTCAAGATGGGAGTAGATCGTCGACTGGAGGGAGCCATCGATCGTCAGTTGAATGTCTTCCCCATCCTGTGGTTCTGCCTTCATCAGTTCCTCCACTGTATTACCGGATTCATCGACGATCGAGACGGTGTGTCCTTCTTCAGGACGCAGACGGTCTTCATACAGCCTTTCGGCACCCCTTTTTCCGATCATATCACCGGAGGTGTATCCGTCACGCTCCTCCATTTCTTCCGCTGTTATCGGCCCGATGTATCCAAGCAGGTGGAATCCGGCGTCCTCAAGCGCATACTCCCTTGCCGGTGATTCCTGTATCGTCAGGCCGAGATCCTGGAATTCTTCCCGTGTCTCTTCATCAAAGCGGTGGGCATCCTTCACGGGGACGAACATGCCGTCCTCGATCCAGGCTTCATTGAATATATTCTGGAGACTCTCCTCCCGCATATCGAGTGCTTCCGCTGCTTCAAGCAGCCCAGATTCATCCAAGCGGCCGGCTATGTAGCCTACAGTTTCCTTTGTGCCGTTGAAGGCGAGCTTGTCTCCGTTACGGTCCAGGATTTCTCCCCGCTGTCCTTTGGAGACATCAATCCTCAATTCGTTATCGGCCAGACCTGGAATGATCATATCCGGCGTCCACTCGATGAACCAGTCATTCTCCTCTTCATTGTACGACAGGTCGATCGTGTATTCCCTGCTCATCTCCCCATATCGGGTATCCAGCACCAGGTCTCCGGTATACCGCTTCTCCTGGTCGTTCTCCTCATTCGATTCCACACCTTTGATGTCCTCAAGCGTTGCGGTCTCCACACCGAGGGACTCGTACAAGCTCCTGTTGCGGTCCACAACTTCCTCCTCAGGATACTCCTCCTTCGCGGAGGCGCTCAGAAGGGGATATATATCTTCATAATCTTCATTCTGATAGGATTCAGTGAACCGGTCGAGCGTCTCCTCCTCCGATTTCTGGAAAAGTCCAGAAGTCATCAGGAAATAGAGGCCCACACCAAGAATCAGCACTATCGGTATCACCCATAAAAATTTCTTCATCGTCACCTCTCCAAACATTCGTTTCCCCCATTATATCAATCATGCATATGTCATGAAACCGCAAACGTGCCTCGTTATCCACTGCATGGTAGGATGAAGATAACATTAAATTTCGAGGAGATGCGTATGTGTCTGATAATCTTTCAAAAAAATAACCATCCGAATTATAAGCTCATCGTGGCGGCAAACCGTGATGAATTCTACGAGCGTCCGACTGCTTCCGCCGACTTCTGGCAGGACCACCCTGAAGTCCTCGCCGGCCGGGACTTGAGCAAAGGCGGCACCTGGCTCGGTCTCACGAAGAGCGGGCGGTTCGCTGCCGTGACGAACATCAGGAAGCCTGGGATGGATGGCGCCGACAAGAAATCCCGGGGTGCCCTTGTGAGCAATTACCTTACCGGGGACATGCCCGCAGAACAGTACCTTCAATCCCTGGAAGCAGAAAAGGATGAGTACTCTGGCTTCAACCTTCTCGTAGGCAATCAGAATGACATGTACTACCTGAATAATGACGGCATCGGCACTGAAGGCGTGCCTGATGATACGCACGGCCTCAGCAACCATCATCTCAATACACCTTGGCCGAAAGTCGTCAAAGGAATAAGCAGGCTTGAAGATTATCTCCAGAGTGCAGAATCGATAGACGTTGACGTCCTCTTCGACATCCTCGCCGATTCCGAAGAGGCGGAGGACAATCTGCCCGATACCGGCCTGCCCGAATCGCTCGAAAGGCAACTCTCCTCCCCATTCATCAGCACTCCAGAGTATGGCACCCGGTCCTCAACTGTCGTTCTCGTCGACCATGATGACAATGCAACCTTCATCGAACGCACCTTCTCCAAAGGTGTTCAGACGGATGAGCAGCGTTACAGCTTCAGAATCGAATAACAAATGCTTCGTTTCAACCAGTGGTTTTGAAACATTTTGCTTCAAAGAATTGTCATGTAAAATTGACCTCAGCCCAAATTTGCCTTATCATTGAAATATAATAAGCTGTCTGAAAATAGCATTCATCTGAAGAATGATCTACATTTTCAGGTTTCCACATAAGTTTCCTGTATCATCAGGAGTTGCAACAGAATGATATCTTTATATAAGTGAGGAGGTCGTCCCATGGCATATGTTATCCTTCAACCGTGTATGTCTGAGAAGTCCGGAGATTGTGTTGAGGTTTGCCCGGTAGATTGCATCGAAGAAGGTCCGGATCAGTTCTACATCGATCCAGACATCTGCATCGACTGCGGCGCATGCGTTGCTGTCTGTCCTGTAGACGCAATTGTCGAAGAGTACGAAATGAACCCGGAAGATGAACCATTCCTGGAAAAAGCAGAGAAGTTTTTCGGAAATAAATAAAATTAAAACCTTTCCTGAGCCCACGTGGACTCAGGAAAGGTTTTTTATTTTGTCCTCCTACTATATTCTAGGCGGGAGACGCACCTTCGACGCCATTGACCGAATAGCTTACAGTAAGCTCTGCATTCAGGGAATGCGTAACGGAACAGTATTTGTCATTGGCGAGATCTATCGCCCGCCCCACCTTCTGTTCAGGCAGATCCCCTTCAAATGCATAGTGGATGTGGATGTGCGTGAACTGCTTCGGCGGCGTGTCTGAACGATCTGCCTTCAGCTCCATCCGGAATGCATCGGGTTCCAAACGCATCTTTTCCAGAATCCAGATAACATTTATCCCACTGCACCCGGCGACGGAATGGAGGAGCAGTTCCATGGGCCTTACCCCACCATTCTTTCCGCCGATCTCTTCAGCACCGTCTATTCTGATATCATGACCAGACGAGGCGATACCAGAAAAGCCGACGCTCCCCGTCCAACTCAATTCTGTTTCCATATATTCCACCCTTTCAATTTCCTTAATCCAATCATGATTGCTGCTGAACGGTCTCCTTCGTAGTCCATTGTGCCTTTTCCTCAAGCGGTCTGAACAGTTGAATGACCGCTATGAAATAGGAAATGATCGCTGCAAAGCCGAACAGGCCGATCAGCCCACTCTGATGAAGCCCTTCGAAGAAGATGATATTCACGCCGGTCAATATGACTCCTGCTCCCAAAGCAGCGTAGCCATATCGCGCAGCTTGCCCCGTCTGGATGAACCATTCAGCCTTCCTGTCCAATAACGTGACGAAAACGATCGTCAACAGGTTGATGGAGCTCCCCACCCAGACCGGATGTACCTCCAGGTAGAATGCGCCCGGCTGCCAATCTCCGAGGTAGTACCATAACAGACCGCTTGAGAACCCTGACAGCAGCGAAGCGACGACTGCCTTATTCGTCACCACCGGCCAGAACAGGGCAGCCAATACCGGAGCGAAGGTTGCGCTGTTCCTGATCGTCCAGGCCAGCACGTTCCACCATGCAGACTGTTCTGTACGCAGCATGCCGAACCCGATCATCAGGAATGTCAGGAGCAGCAGTGAGTATTTCGTATACTTTACGAGCTGTGCTTCCGTCGCCATAGGACGGACGGCACGACCAAAGTCGCGTCCCAGGCTTGTTGCGCCTGAGAACTGGCATGGTGCCCCCCAGCCAAGCGCACATGCCCATACACCGAGGAAGAAGATGCCGACCAGTGGCGCCGGCAGTACTTCCATCAAGTACTGCGGAATCGCAATCAACCCTGCCTGTGCATTCGGGATGACCACTGCAGTCGCAATACCGAACAATACACCACAAACGATGAAAGGAATGGCCATGAATCCAGCCAGAACCATTCCCTTCTGTCCCTCTTCGGGTGTCTGTGAGGAAAGCGCCATCTGGAATGCTGCCTGTGCAAGTATGACGTTTACCAGGAATGTACCGAACCAGGCCACGATCACCTGAATCCCGACACCGCCGAAGTCCATCATCATCGGCCTTTCTGTAGCATAGGCCACAAGACCTTCAACGCCAGGATTGATGAAGAAGGCGATGAGACCGATGATGAACATCGCTGCAAAGAGCACCATATTGATCGTCTGTGTGAATGCAACCGACCACATGCCGCCCCCCTGCAGATAGACGAAAAGCAGCAGTGCCGTTATGGCAACGGAAAGCGTCAATGAGATGCCTGTAAATACGTGGATCGCTGAAGCAAATGCAATCGCCGTGGCCACCGACCACATCGGGAAAGCAAAGGCTGTAATCAGACTGGAGATACCGAGGGCTTTCCGACCGAATTTCTCACCAATCATCCCCGTCACCGTCACCATCATCTTTTTCCTGAATGAACGGATGATCAGAAAGGCGATGATGAAGATCTGCACCATTTCCGCCACACCGTACCAGATTGCGGAAACGCCTGTCAGATAAGACAATTCCAGAATGGATATGTATGTCGAACCAGAGAAGAGACCCGTGATGCAGAAAGCCACAATCCATTTATTGAAGTTCCTCCCTGCTACAAAGTAGCTGTCCTTGCTGCTCAATTTACGCTGTGCCAGCTGTCCGGCACCTATCAGTATCAGTGTATAGCCCACTGCCAGTGCCAATATCCATATGCCGTATTCATTCATGGCCGTCGCCTCCCCGTCAATTTATTTATGATCCTTATGTCTGCAGATCCAATATTCCACATCTTAGCTTTTATCGAAAGATCGTGTGGGATATCTTACTTTTTTGATGGGAATAAGTATAGCATAGGAAAATGGATATAAAGTAACACTTAATAACTATCTCCAATTATAGCTTTAGGCTATAACCACGTGTAAAGAACTAAACGGGAATTTTTAAATTGGAACAAAAAAGACTACTTCCCTTCATTTCAGGAAGTAGTCTTCAAATTTTCAATACAGACAGCCTCACGTGTGAGGGAAGCCTCTATTACATCATTCCTGGCATGCCGCCCATGCCGCCACCTGGGTCTCCGCCGCCATTCTCTTCTGGAATGTCAGCGACTACCGCTTCTGTAGTGAGGAACATTGCTGCGACAGAACCGGCATTCTGCAGTGCAGAACGTGTAACTTTTGTAGGGTCCACGATACCTGCATCGATCATGTTCACCCATTCGTCAGTTGCTGCATTGAATCCGATGCCCGGCTCCTGTGTCTTGAGGCGTTCCACGATGACGGAACCTTCAAGGCCAGCGTTTTCAACGATCTGACGGAGTGGTGCTTCGAGTGCTTTCAGTACGATGTTGATGCCTGTCTTCACATCGCCCTCGGCTTCGATTTCGGAAACTTTGTTGAAGATGTTGACCAGTGCAGTTCCCCCACCGGCTACGATGCCTTCTTCCACGGCAGCGCGTGTGGAGTTGAGTGCATCTTCGATGCGGAGCTTACGCTCTTTCATTTCAGTTTCAGTTGCTGCACCGACTTTGATGACTGCAACACCACCGGAAAGTTTCGCAAGACGCTCCTGAAGTTTTTCCTTGTCGAAGCTTGAAGAAGTCTCTTCGATCTGGGATTTGATCTGGCCGATGCGCGCTTCGATGTTGTTCTTCTCTCCAGCACCTTCAACGATTGTCGTATCGTCTTTTGTCACATTGACTTTGGACGCTGTACCGAGCATGTCGACAGTCGCGTCTTTCAGGTCGAGTCCGAGGTCTTCAGTGATGACCTGGCCGCCTGTCAGTACTGCGATATCTTCGAGCATCGCTTTGCGGCGGTCGCCGAATCCAGGTGCTTTGACTGCGATTGCAGTGAATGTGCCGCGCAGCTTGTTGAGCACCATGTTCGCCATTGCGTCGCCTTCGACATCATCAGCGATGATGAGGATCGGACGGGACTGCTGTACGATCTGCTCGAGCAGTGGCAGTACATCCTGGAAATTGGAGATCTTCTTATCAGTGACAAGAATATAAGGGTTATCGAGATCCGCTACCATCTTCTCGGAATCCGTCACCATGTAAGGTGAAGTGTAGCCACGGTCGAACTGCATGCCTTCCACGACTTCGAGTTCAGTCTTGAACCCACGGGATTCTTCAATAGTGATGACACCGTCGTTTCCGACCTTCTCCATTGCTTCGGAAATGTATTCCCCAACTTCCGGATCGTCTGCTGAAATCGCACCGACCTGTGCAATGGATTCCTTGTCCTGTACGGGACGGGAAATGTTCTGCAGCTCTTCCACCGCAACTTCCACAGCTTTGGAGATACCAGATCTGATGCCTACAGGATTGGCACCGCTTGTGACGTTCTTGAGGCCTTCCTGGATCATTGCCTGTGCAAGTACCGTTGCAGTCGTCGTACCGTCACCAGCGATTTCGTTCGTCTGGTTCGCCACTTCTGCGACAAGCTTTGCACCCATGTTTTCATATGCATCTTCGAGTTCGATTTCCTTTGCGATCGTCACGCCGTCATTTGTGATGAGCGGTGAAGTGAAGGACTTATCAAGAACAACATTGCGTCCCTTTGGTCCAAGTGTGACTTTCACAGCATTTGCCAATTTATCTACACCAGCGAGCATGGACTGGCGTGCATCTTCAGAGAATTTCAGTTCTTTAGCCATTATCAATCATTCCTCCTATACGAATCTAAATCTAATGCTTTGCGCTTTAATTTTTGGACGCCTATTCGATGACTGCAAGAATGTCAGTATCGGCAAGGACGAGATAGTCTTTATCATCGTGTTTCAGTTCAGTACCAGCAAACTTGGAATAGACGACGCGATCTCCCTCTTTGACTTCAAGCTCGACGCGGGTTCCGTTATCCAATACTCTTCCTGGACCTACTGCAACCACTGTACCCTCCTGTGGTTTCTCCTTGGCGGATTCAGTCAGAATGATACCGCTTTTTGTAGTTTCTTCCTTTTGAGTCAGATCGATGACGACTCTGTTGCCTAATGGTTTCAACACGTGAAAGCCCTCCTTTATATAGTACAAACATCATTAGATTTAGCACTCAGGCGTTCGAAGTGCTAACAATTAAATAATAATCAAAGTTGGTCAATATTGCAAGTATTTTCTCTTTGCTTTATCACCATAAATTTTTAGGGTAGAATAGCTGTATTGGAAAATGGAGGGTTTATCTTGAGACAGTTATATAGTGCATTAATCATCGTAATATTTTTAGCAGTACAGTTTGCCGTCGTGCCGGTTTCCATCATCATGGCTGCAGTCAATCCTTCAATCACCGAAGACCAGCTTCTTGATCAGGTGTTGCCGTATCAGGCGATCGCTTTCGCCATCGGAGTGATAGCGGTCATCATAATCGGACAGCTGCACAAGAACAAGAACCGGATCGAGCGCGGGCGTCAGGCGGATATTCCCGTAACAATCGCATGGATTATCGGTGGTGTCGTCCTCGCCTATGCTTCGCAAGTGATTGCCGGACTCGTGAATGTCTATGTGCTTGGCAATCCGATGGAAAGTGAAAACACTGCTGGAATCATAGATATGATACAATCCGCCCCATTCATGATACTCGTCGTTGCACTGCTCGGCCCCATCCTGGAGGAATACGTATTCCGCCGTGCCATATTCGGGGAGATATATGAAGTCGTGCCCGGACCGAAAGTCGTTGCCTTTCTTGTCGCCGGACTCGTCAGCGGACTCATCTTCGCCATCGCCCATTGGGACTTCACGCACATCCTCATATATGTCGTCATGGCCTATACATTCAGCTTCTTGTACATCATCACCGGCAGGCTGCTCGTACCGATCATGGTGCATATGCTCATGAATGGACTGGTTGTGCTGCTCCAGCTGATGTTCCAGGATTATATCAAGCAGATGGAAAACATACAGAATGGCCTTGGCGTGATCATACGACTGCTGATGTAGTTATACACGCATAACGAACGGAGTGCTCCTGCACCCGTTCTTTTTTATTTTCTTTATGGGGGTGAATGGAGATCCAACTTGCCATCGTTTCGTCTGCGACGGTGAATTAAGCCTCCAACTCGCCGTCGTTTCGTCCGCGACGGTGAATTAAGCCTCCAACTCGCCGTCGTTTCGTCTGCGACGGTGAATTAAGTCTCCAACTCGCCGTCGTTTCGCCTGCGATGGTGAATTAAGTCTCCAACTCGCCGTCGTTTCGCCTGCGATGGTGAATTAAGCCTCCAACTTGCAGTCGTTTCGTCTGCGACGGTGAATTAACAGCCACCTCTTCAAAATAAAACGGATTCCATGAAGCATATCCCATGGAATCCGTTTTTCAATACCTTCAGTTCTGTTCAATCACTACATATGATGATGGTACCGTCGTTTCTATCACCTGCTGCTTCTTGTTGTATTTTGATTTGACGACTGTTTCTGCCGCAATATCATACACATCAAAATGTCTGCCTGGTGCTTCGATCATGACGCTCATCGCAGAATCGAGCTGCGTGATGGTTTCTTCTGCTTCTCCAATGATGCCCGTCAGTATGACTTCATGGATGTCGCTGACATGATTCGGTTCGGATGACTCGGAACGCATTAGCGTAACTTCCACACTGTCGTATTGGGCAAACTGCTGGAAGTTTCCGACTGTCAGCTGGACGGCGGAACCGTCGACATTGAGCACAACCGTCTTGTTCGGACGCATTTCAGCAAACTGGGAAATCAGTGTATTGGAGAGGCTGATGGTTGCTGAGCCTTCATCCACGTATGCTTCCGGTATGTTCACATGGATATCCTTGATGTTATTCCTTGTGATGCCGTCCCCGATATCCGCTTCAGTGACTGCGTATGCTTCAACAGGCGTCTCCCCTCCTGGAAGCTCGTCCTGGCCTTCAGTAATCACATCTGCGTCAAAATCGACCGTGTAAGGATAGGAAGCACTGTTTCCGGCAGCATCTGCGAATTCAAGCGTCAGATGATATGCGCCGGTATAGCCTGTGAAGTCCATCGCCAGACTTCCATCGGCATTGAGTTCTACTGTTCCTTCTTCATCCGCCGTGCCATTTGAAAGCACGTAGGTTGCATTGATCATGTCGTTCGGATGATAGCTCATGCCGTACATCTCCTGCAATGAAGGCAATGCTTCGATATACAGGTCTGTGACAGCCGCAGTGATGATTCCGGATGCAACTGCCGGCTCTGCAACTTGTGTGGCTTCACGTTTGACGAACAGTGGCCCGTCATACTCAAGTTCTATGCCGCCCTCATGCAGTGAAATGGCATCGATGGTGTAGACGCCGTCCGGCACGTCGGAATAGACGTATTCGTCATTTTCAATATTGTACATCGTACCGTCGATCGGGACCGTGATGTCGGACTGGATGCCCGTTTCGAAGGCGAAGTCCCCGATATAGCCGTCAGCTGCAGGACCGGCTGACGGATTCAGCAGATCGAACCAGCTGAACTGTGTCATTTCCTGCGGGTTGTGGAATGCGGCATATACGGATGTCTCATCCTGTACGCCGTCCCCATTTGGTGACATATGATAGTCATTCAGTGCGAACTCTGCAAATCCTTGCTTCAGCGGTTCCCCGAATCCGACTGCAAATGGTACGGAATACGTACCGGAGCCGCTGGAGACGTTGATGTAGCCCAGGAATTCATTACCCGGCTCTGCTGTTCCTGCAGGGATATCCAGTGTGAATTCCACAGTCTGGCTGCCGTTCACCGTCACCGAGTTCATGCTCGGTGTCAGGGTAGCACCTGCCATGGCGCCTGTCGGTGCCTTGGTCGTAACGACTTCAAAACTGTATGTGCCTCCGGAAGTGCTCTCGATGATCAGATCCTTCGTCACCGTCCTGGCAGCATCTCCAGGACTTTCATATCCGAATGACATCGTACCCCGAGTATGGGTATGCGTCGTGCCATCCATTGTGGATTCGTGCGGCACTTTGATCAGTGTATCCGTCGTTGCTGCCGCGTATGGCTGGACAAGTCCTGCACCCTGGGCAAACACATCGAATGCTGAAGTATCCAGCACTTTTGCCGTGTTGCTCATTGCGGATTTGACATCGAATGGACCCCACTCAGGATTCAGTTCCAGTATCAGTGCTGCAATTCCGGCAGCATGTGGTGTCGCCATTGAAGTACCCGTGTACTGGGCATAGGCTTTCTCATAGCCGTCTCCGGTAGATGCGAATGCCGGAATCGTTGAAAGGATGTTCGTTCCAGGTGCTGCGATATCCGGTTTGATATCGAAGTTTGGTGTCGATGGTCCTCTTGAAGAGGATGCATTCACCTGGTCTCCTGCCGTCATTGTGTCCTCGAAGCTGTTGAACGTAACCTGTCCGCTTCCGGATTCCAATGCAGCGGCAAATTCAGCACCGACTGTGTGTGATATATCCAATGTCG harbors:
- a CDS encoding CPBP family intramembrane glutamic endopeptidase, coding for MRQLYSALIIVIFLAVQFAVVPVSIIMAAVNPSITEDQLLDQVLPYQAIAFAIGVIAVIIIGQLHKNKNRIERGRQADIPVTIAWIIGGVVLAYASQVIAGLVNVYVLGNPMESENTAGIIDMIQSAPFMILVVALLGPILEEYVFRRAIFGEIYEVVPGPKVVAFLVAGLVSGLIFAIAHWDFTHILIYVVMAYTFSFLYIITGRLLVPIMVHMLMNGLVVLLQLMFQDYIKQMENIQNGLGVIIRLLM
- a CDS encoding S8 family serine peptidase produces the protein MQSAKRIFLLFAVMLMIFSTFSSEVLANELGKPQRSPSLDESHLEKYENVEAQMEVLTGPAQLGESLRDKSGNVNVIVHFREPSVGLQKGIVQSQGKKWSNLDAGKIKEKIEKQQQQAEHSMRNKNINFSKGSTYNTVLNAQSMTVAAEDLDKLLEVEEVALVEEDFYVQLDPETGNGHGEDIEGLTDVSDEDISPNYIKGITHLGIPKVWELGNRGQGVKVGVIDTGIDYNHPDLAGVYKGGRNYVNGPDYNTERPADDPYETKPEERPEGMPEYDQNGSSYWTTHGTHVAGTIAAQGNNDYGMIGVAPAVDLYAYRVLGAYGSGYTSWIVGGVEGAVEDGMDVINLSLGNTLSDESQANSFALNNAMLLGTVSLAATGNSGPERSTVGGPATSTMAISVGNTTLPEQRVASNVTLEAEGFSETLDANFMAFMMGTHPETQLDTAMEVVNVPGIGASEDFEGVDVEGRIALIQRGEIAFVDKIWNARENGARGVIIYNSADGSNAPGPVDIFLGTAFDYIPTLDISHTVGAEFAAALESGSGQVTFNSFEDTMTAGDQVNASSSRGPSTPNFDIKPDIAAPGTNILSTIPAFASTGDGYEKAYAQYTGTSMATPHAAGIAALILELNPEWGPFDVKSAMSNTAKVLDTSAFDVFAQGAGLVQPYAAATTDTLIKVPHESTMDGTTHTHTRGTMSFGYESPGDAARTVTKDLIIESTSGGTYSFEVVTTKAPTGAMAGATLTPSMNSVTVNGSQTVEFTLDIPAGTAEPGNEFLGYINVSSGSGTYSVPFAVGFGEPLKQGFAEFALNDYHMSPNGDGVQDETSVYAAFHNPQEMTQFSWFDLLNPSAGPAADGYIGDFAFETGIQSDITVPIDGTMYNIENDEYVYSDVPDGVYTIDAISLHEGGIELEYDGPLFVKREATQVAEPAVASGIITAAVTDLYIEALPSLQEMYGMSYHPNDMINATYVLSNGTADEEGTVELNADGSLAMDFTGYTGAYHLTLEFADAAGNSASYPYTVDFDADVITEGQDELPGGETPVEAYAVTEADIGDGITRNNIKDIHVNIPEAYVDEGSATISLSNTLISQFAEMRPNKTVVLNVDGSAVQLTVGNFQQFAQYDSVEVTLMRSESSEPNHVSDIHEVILTGIIGEAEETITQLDSAMSVMIEAPGRHFDVYDIAAETVVKSKYNKKQQVIETTVPSSYVVIEQN